In the genome of Shewanella glacialimarina, one region contains:
- a CDS encoding flavin-containing monooxygenase has protein sequence MTQVKRNPSVVIIGAGMTGILMAIKLRQAGITDIVVLEKKGSVGGTWRENTYPGAACDVPAHMYTYSFEPNPNWSRFFAHGPEIKQYFEHVADKYEVKRDIRFNEAVTDAHYANGKWTVKTSQQQTYIADFIVCATGILHHPQFPDIPGLADFKGTTFHTAQWNHDVDISASTRVGVIGTGSTAAQAIPELINTGAKVSVYQRTPQWLMHLPDFAFSKAIRKLMTRFPVITKIHRNTGKFFLEHFFTKAVTGHFIQKHVLNFLCKANLRLSIKDQTLREKLRPHYQVGCKRVIINTTFYKAIQKPNAELITEAIERITATGIITKDGKHHELDVLVLSTGFNAFNFMRPMNLIGRNNLHIDKAWAHKIKAYRSMLLSDYPNFFLMLGPNTPIGNFSVIAMSEVQTNYVIKLIDKWREYQFDEFEAKQQAIDDFNAYVKEGLKGTSWVGGCQSWYLDADGDPILWPYTWQRWVDEMKQPQMEHLNTRSF, from the coding sequence ATGACCCAAGTTAAACGAAACCCTTCGGTGGTGATCATTGGTGCAGGTATGACGGGCATTTTAATGGCCATCAAACTGCGTCAAGCTGGTATTACTGACATTGTAGTGCTGGAGAAAAAAGGCTCTGTGGGCGGAACGTGGCGCGAGAATACCTATCCAGGTGCGGCCTGTGATGTACCCGCTCACATGTATACCTATTCATTTGAACCCAATCCAAACTGGAGCCGATTTTTTGCCCATGGACCAGAGATTAAACAATATTTTGAACACGTGGCAGATAAGTATGAGGTTAAACGAGACATACGCTTTAACGAAGCGGTTACCGATGCACACTATGCCAATGGCAAATGGACAGTAAAAACCAGCCAACAGCAAACCTATATCGCTGATTTTATTGTGTGTGCCACAGGCATTCTGCACCATCCGCAATTTCCAGACATTCCTGGATTAGCTGATTTTAAAGGCACCACATTTCATACCGCCCAATGGAACCACGACGTCGATATATCAGCCTCAACTCGGGTTGGGGTAATCGGTACTGGGTCAACGGCGGCACAAGCCATTCCTGAGTTGATTAACACTGGTGCTAAGGTCTCGGTTTATCAGCGCACACCACAATGGTTAATGCACTTGCCCGATTTTGCCTTTTCAAAGGCCATCCGAAAACTGATGACTCGCTTTCCCGTCATCACCAAAATCCACCGAAATACTGGTAAGTTTTTTCTAGAACATTTTTTTACCAAAGCGGTAACTGGACACTTTATCCAAAAACATGTGTTAAATTTTTTGTGTAAAGCCAACTTAAGATTAAGCATTAAAGACCAAACCTTACGCGAGAAATTACGCCCTCATTATCAAGTAGGCTGCAAACGGGTCATTATCAACACCACCTTTTATAAAGCCATTCAAAAACCCAATGCTGAGTTAATAACAGAGGCCATTGAGCGCATTACAGCAACGGGGATTATCACTAAAGACGGTAAACACCATGAACTCGATGTATTGGTATTGTCGACAGGTTTTAATGCATTTAATTTTATGCGCCCAATGAATCTAATTGGCCGCAACAATTTGCATATTGATAAAGCGTGGGCTCATAAAATCAAAGCATATCGGTCAATGTTACTCAGCGACTACCCTAACTTCTTTTTAATGCTCGGCCCCAACACCCCCATTGGTAACTTTTCGGTTATCGCCATGAGCGAGGTTCAAACTAACTACGTGATTAAATTGATCGATAAATGGCGTGAGTATCAATTTGATGAGTTTGAAGCTAAGCAACAAGCCATTGACGATTTTAATGCCTACGTAAAAGAAGGGTTAAAGGGCACTAGCTGGGTTGGAGGATGCCAAAGTTGGTATTTAGATGCCGATGGCGACCCCATTTTATGGCCCTACACTTGGCAGCGCTGGGTTGATGAAATGAAACAGCCGCAGATGGAACACCTTAATACCCGGTCATTCTAA
- a CDS encoding SDR family oxidoreductase: MNNNTIFITGAASGIGLAAARHFHKKGYWIGMADINLAQLTQATEIWDRTRIRLFQLDVSDVSQVQHAMAKFCAEHNNCLAVLLNNAGILEIGPFEDIPIEHHQRTLSVNVIGVMNLCHAAWPYLKNTGTSTIINMSSASSDYGVPELASYSASKFAVKALTEALELEWQKYGIRVCDVMPPFVATNMLKAQKHTAKVMQRLGVNITAEHVVAVIDKQVKHPKTHRTVSVFYGLLHRLSNVSPTFINRLVMKWLSR; this comes from the coding sequence ATGAATAACAACACGATATTTATTACCGGTGCGGCTTCTGGTATTGGTTTAGCCGCTGCTCGGCACTTTCATAAAAAGGGCTATTGGATCGGTATGGCCGACATCAATTTGGCACAATTAACACAAGCCACCGAAATATGGGATAGAACTCGAATACGCTTGTTTCAGCTGGATGTCAGTGATGTTTCACAAGTACAACACGCTATGGCTAAATTTTGTGCTGAACATAATAATTGCTTGGCTGTATTACTTAACAATGCCGGCATATTGGAAATTGGTCCGTTTGAAGACATCCCTATAGAACATCATCAGCGTACATTAAGTGTCAATGTCATCGGGGTCATGAATCTGTGTCATGCTGCATGGCCATATTTAAAAAATACTGGCACGAGTACTATTATCAATATGTCATCAGCCAGTAGCGATTATGGCGTACCAGAATTAGCCAGCTATTCGGCGAGTAAGTTTGCCGTAAAAGCGCTTACCGAGGCGCTGGAACTTGAGTGGCAAAAGTACGGCATAAGAGTATGTGATGTCATGCCGCCTTTTGTGGCAACCAATATGCTTAAGGCACAGAAACACACCGCCAAAGTCATGCAACGACTCGGTGTGAACATTACTGCTGAACACGTAGTCGCTGTGATTGATAAACAAGTGAAACACCCTAAAACCCATAGAACGGTCAGTGTTTTTTATGGCCTATTGCATAGATTAAGTAACGTATCACCTACGTTTATCAATCGCTTGGTGATGAAGTGGTTAAGTCGATAA
- a CDS encoding alpha/beta hydrolase: MDNLNQPTSSLNKHSQDKQLQAPKLETKQLMAAKWLSLLPLYKLPVRLFRYVFLMMDRMLGLTKIKMDKVVELIIPVSTNHRGDAKDTSDNLQINNTIKLRIYHPSANTPPKTLVYFHGGGCAIGSINTHDHFCRYLAKHGKMNIISVGYRLAPEHKFPIPICDAIEAWNYINNNHQQLKINPQYIGVGGDSAGGYLACIIGLNSLQTSLPVKAKVTPAFQFLIYPMVDLQGLTESYRRFNKQLILTRDLMDYFRQQYLNSIDEVTLPLVSPLQAKDISESPKSYILTLGYDPLRDDGIAYAQRLKAAGINTQHQHYDDCMHGFISITKLSARAKQATHDIAIALNSFND, translated from the coding sequence ATGGATAACCTTAATCAACCAACATCATCACTAAACAAACACTCACAAGACAAACAGCTCCAAGCTCCAAAGCTTGAAACCAAGCAATTAATGGCCGCTAAGTGGTTGTCATTATTACCGTTATACAAGTTACCCGTCAGATTATTTAGATATGTATTTTTAATGATGGACCGAATGCTTGGGCTGACTAAAATTAAAATGGATAAGGTTGTCGAGTTAATCATTCCGGTGAGCACCAATCATCGCGGCGATGCCAAAGACACTAGCGATAACCTTCAAATCAATAACACAATCAAGCTACGTATCTATCATCCCAGTGCCAACACACCACCAAAAACCTTAGTGTACTTTCATGGTGGCGGCTGCGCTATTGGCAGTATTAATACCCACGATCACTTTTGCCGTTACCTTGCTAAACACGGCAAGATGAACATCATCTCAGTTGGTTATCGACTGGCCCCAGAACATAAATTTCCAATCCCGATTTGTGATGCCATAGAGGCGTGGAACTATATCAATAACAATCATCAACAACTGAAGATCAATCCACAATATATCGGTGTGGGTGGTGATAGCGCAGGCGGATATCTGGCTTGTATTATCGGCTTAAATTCATTGCAAACCTCGCTACCAGTAAAGGCTAAAGTAACACCTGCATTTCAATTTTTGATCTACCCAATGGTCGACTTGCAAGGCTTAACCGAGTCTTATCGCCGTTTCAATAAGCAGTTAATACTCACCCGCGATCTGATGGATTATTTCAGGCAGCAATACCTAAATTCAATCGATGAAGTCACCCTGCCATTAGTGAGCCCACTGCAAGCAAAAGACATCAGCGAATCGCCAAAAAGTTACATATTAACCTTAGGTTACGATCCATTAAGAGACGATGGCATTGCATATGCCCAGCGCCTAAAAGCGGCAGGCATCAATACACAACACCAGCATTATGACGATTGCATGCATGGTTTTATTTCAATCACAAAGCTCAGTGCGCGCGCTAAACAAGCGACTCATGATATCGCGATAGCCTTAAACAGCTTTAATGATTGA
- a CDS encoding DNA polymerase III subunit epsilon, with protein MSKLNAEERKARDNDRFSKRVDERRVKGEDVVAYALANEKAFKFLTKDEKHSLKQRQAALVEEVSIKKQQQTELKNQQELDKVQAEFTDTEQ; from the coding sequence ATGAGTAAGTTAAATGCCGAAGAGCGTAAAGCTCGAGATAACGATCGTTTTTCAAAACGAGTGGATGAGCGCAGAGTAAAAGGCGAAGATGTCGTTGCGTATGCACTTGCCAATGAAAAAGCGTTTAAGTTTCTAACCAAAGATGAGAAACACAGCCTTAAACAAAGACAAGCTGCACTAGTAGAAGAAGTCAGCATTAAAAAACAGCAACAAACCGAGCTTAAAAACCAGCAAGAATTAGACAAGGTTCAAGCAGAATTTACTGATACCGAACAGTAA
- a CDS encoding class I SAM-dependent DNA methyltransferase, whose product MSTNALYTDLSGYYDLMCCDINYQQQSNSIVRLHQFLGNSGKQHLDLACGTGPHVRHFIDLGFQSSGLDINQPMLDIAMRRCPEAQFSLQNMTEFYVEQKLDLITCFLYSIHYSPGTEALKACIASVHKALNTGGLFCFNSVDKHKINNKALVKHSAEFDGSQFVFESGWYYSGEGEMQALNLSIAKTQCEATQLWQDSHAMVATSFTELEALLSPYFDVQIFEHDYDKIIPWDLESGNALFVCVKREID is encoded by the coding sequence ATGTCTACCAATGCCCTTTACACCGATTTGTCCGGTTATTACGATTTAATGTGCTGTGACATTAACTACCAGCAGCAAAGCAATAGCATAGTACGCTTGCATCAGTTTTTGGGTAACAGTGGTAAACAGCATTTAGATTTAGCCTGTGGAACAGGTCCGCATGTTAGGCATTTCATCGATTTAGGGTTTCAAAGTAGTGGCCTGGATATTAATCAGCCTATGCTCGATATCGCTATGCGTCGTTGTCCTGAAGCGCAGTTTAGTTTGCAAAATATGACTGAGTTTTATGTTGAACAAAAACTCGATCTGATCACCTGTTTTTTGTACTCCATTCATTATTCTCCAGGAACCGAGGCGCTTAAAGCCTGCATTGCAAGCGTTCATAAGGCATTAAATACTGGTGGCCTGTTTTGTTTTAACTCAGTTGATAAGCATAAAATCAATAACAAAGCGTTAGTGAAACATAGTGCGGAATTTGACGGCAGCCAGTTTGTGTTTGAATCGGGTTGGTATTATAGCGGTGAAGGTGAGATGCAAGCACTCAATCTAAGTATTGCTAAAACCCAGTGTGAGGCAACGCAGTTATGGCAAGACTCCCATGCGATGGTTGCTACCAGTTTTACTGAACTCGAAGCCTTGTTAAGTCCGTATTTCGATGTGCAAATATTTGAACACGATTACGACAAAATCATCCCGTGGGATTTGGAATCAGGCAACGCCTTGTTTGTGTGTGTTAAGCGAGAGATTGATTAG
- a CDS encoding putative bifunctional diguanylate cyclase/phosphodiesterase: MHKLLLRQLKRNQKDELFISKNDIFLNSISDAYAQNEQSVKMLERSLFLISNELNERNQTLNDQLAKMKLVQDKLEHSIGLLNATVNSTGEILFVYGLNGELLSFNTMGQDFFDDIGFKPVSHWEEFLSIIKDKQHMLSIIDRLQHDPFQYLTGTIELLDNRFFDYRSLPQIQEKQIYGRVWCFRDVTVQKQYEATIEYHAFHDALTGLPNRALLLDRISHSIATSKRENKKLAVLFLDLDDFKKINDTEGHDAGDLLLKEVVRRLQTRLREFDTLSRQGGDEFIIVLEKIESEMTVKQVCQDLLALIKQPFTIGSRQFIVTSSIGISLFPNDDDNANSLIRKADLAMYESKSLGKNSFHFYSQALEKEALTQLAVEQALRQAIEDQSLHLVYQPKVDLNTMKVVSVEALCRWTQQDGVVIPPDVFIPIAEQTGLIIDIGCLVISKACLQLAKWRDANITELAISINLSCLEFQNEALITHLIDTLTHYKLEGKYLIIELTESIFMEDKFSVKEIMLRLNQYGITFALDDFGKGYSSFSYLQFLPLHYLKIDKAFLQDVESSSSSAAIAKTIIDIGHNLGLKVIAEGVEDQFMLDYVKTYKCDLAQGFYLYKPMLPEAIESLYLG; encoded by the coding sequence ATGCATAAATTGCTATTGCGTCAGCTCAAACGTAACCAAAAAGATGAATTGTTTATTTCAAAAAATGACATTTTTTTAAATTCAATATCAGATGCTTATGCTCAAAATGAGCAAAGTGTAAAAATGTTAGAGCGTTCTTTATTCCTTATTTCCAATGAGTTGAACGAGCGTAATCAAACGCTAAATGACCAGTTAGCAAAGATGAAACTGGTTCAAGATAAGCTTGAGCACTCCATTGGTTTATTAAATGCGACGGTCAATTCGACCGGTGAGATTTTGTTTGTTTATGGATTAAATGGTGAACTATTGTCATTTAATACCATGGGGCAGGATTTTTTTGACGATATAGGCTTTAAACCTGTATCGCATTGGGAAGAGTTTCTTAGCATTATTAAAGATAAACAACATATGTTATCTATTATTGATCGTCTTCAACATGACCCATTTCAATATTTAACTGGCACTATAGAGTTACTCGATAACCGTTTCTTTGATTACCGGTCTTTACCTCAGATACAAGAGAAGCAAATTTATGGCCGAGTGTGGTGCTTTCGCGATGTGACAGTGCAAAAGCAGTACGAGGCTACTATTGAATATCATGCTTTTCATGATGCACTGACAGGCTTACCTAATCGTGCATTATTATTGGATAGAATTAGCCATTCTATTGCGACGAGTAAAAGAGAAAATAAAAAGTTAGCGGTGTTATTTTTAGACTTAGATGACTTTAAAAAAATCAACGATACAGAAGGCCATGACGCAGGTGACTTGCTGCTAAAAGAAGTGGTTCGACGACTTCAGACACGCTTACGAGAATTTGATACTTTGTCCCGCCAAGGTGGTGATGAGTTTATTATTGTTTTAGAAAAGATAGAGTCAGAAATGACGGTAAAACAGGTTTGCCAAGATTTATTAGCATTGATTAAACAGCCTTTTACTATCGGTTCTCGTCAATTTATTGTGACCTCAAGTATTGGTATTTCACTATTCCCTAATGATGATGACAATGCCAACTCGCTGATCCGTAAAGCAGATTTAGCTATGTATGAGTCAAAATCACTGGGTAAAAACAGCTTTCATTTTTACAGTCAGGCACTTGAAAAAGAGGCATTAACTCAACTTGCCGTTGAGCAAGCACTGCGCCAGGCCATCGAAGATCAGAGCTTACATTTAGTCTATCAACCCAAAGTTGATTTAAATACAATGAAAGTGGTTAGTGTTGAAGCGTTATGCCGTTGGACGCAGCAAGATGGCGTTGTGATCCCACCCGATGTTTTTATTCCCATAGCAGAACAAACTGGGCTGATTATTGATATAGGTTGCTTAGTAATTTCTAAAGCCTGCTTACAGTTAGCTAAGTGGCGAGATGCAAACATTACAGAGCTGGCTATTTCAATTAATTTAAGCTGTTTAGAATTTCAAAATGAAGCGCTAATAACACATTTAATAGATACCTTAACCCATTATAAATTAGAGGGTAAATATCTTATTATTGAATTAACCGAATCGATTTTTATGGAAGATAAATTCAGTGTAAAAGAAATTATGTTACGGCTTAATCAATATGGGATTACTTTTGCACTTGATGATTTCGGCAAAGGTTATTCATCATTTAGTTACTTACAATTTTTGCCGTTGCATTATCTCAAAATAGATAAAGCATTCTTACAAGATGTTGAGAGCAGCAGCTCATCGGCAGCGATAGCTAAAACTATTATCGATATTGGGCATAACCTAGGCTTAAAAGTGATTGCTGAAGGGGTGGAAGACCAATTTATGCTTGATTACGTTAAGACTTATAAATGCGATTTAGCCCAAGGTTTTTATCTGTATAAGCCCATGCTGCCAGAGGCGATAGAATCCTTATATCTCGGCTGA
- a CDS encoding FIST signal transduction protein, with protein MYVFQTIYQNNHWDKPLLQNAAINLVLVFGSPELMLDNKLNGELSSAFPNAQIVGCSTSGEIQDDCLYDDSVCVTAIDFEHTQVQVVSSSINQFEHCAELAKQLIDQLSFDGLKHVFVISDGHLVNGSELVDGLQQHLPKGVMATGGLAGDGERFSQTTVWHNQQIESGLIVLVGLYGERLSVGFGSLGGWRPFGPKRVITQSTDNVLFELDGRPALDLYKEFLGEFSAGLPASALLYPLALQLDGEQETVVRTILSIDELQKSMLFAGNMPTGATCQLMHSNYEDLLDGAQLAAEDAVSSFEGAQPELAILISCVGRRLVLQQRVEEELEIIKQGLPTQCTISGFYSYGEISPIKSIGRCGLHNQTMAVTLFSET; from the coding sequence ATGTACGTTTTTCAGACAATATATCAAAATAACCATTGGGATAAACCGTTACTACAAAATGCAGCTATTAATTTGGTGTTGGTATTTGGTTCGCCTGAGCTTATGTTAGACAATAAGCTTAATGGTGAGTTATCAAGTGCTTTTCCAAACGCGCAAATCGTAGGCTGTAGTACTAGCGGTGAAATTCAAGATGATTGTCTATATGACGACAGTGTATGCGTTACAGCGATTGATTTTGAGCATACTCAGGTGCAAGTTGTCAGCAGTTCGATAAATCAATTTGAACATTGTGCTGAATTAGCAAAGCAGTTGATCGATCAATTAAGCTTTGATGGGTTAAAACATGTTTTCGTGATTTCTGATGGTCATTTAGTTAATGGCTCTGAACTGGTTGATGGTTTACAGCAGCACCTGCCTAAAGGTGTTATGGCTACGGGAGGCTTAGCCGGTGATGGTGAGCGTTTTAGTCAAACCACGGTATGGCATAATCAGCAAATAGAAAGCGGACTTATTGTGCTGGTAGGGCTTTATGGTGAAAGGTTATCTGTTGGTTTTGGTAGTCTAGGAGGCTGGCGTCCATTTGGGCCTAAACGGGTGATTACTCAGTCGACAGACAATGTGCTTTTTGAACTCGATGGAAGGCCAGCTCTTGATTTATATAAAGAGTTTTTGGGTGAGTTTTCTGCCGGCTTGCCTGCTTCTGCATTGCTCTATCCGTTAGCACTGCAACTCGATGGTGAGCAAGAAACTGTGGTTCGCACTATATTATCCATTGATGAATTGCAAAAAAGTATGTTGTTTGCAGGTAATATGCCCACAGGCGCGACATGTCAGTTAATGCATTCTAATTATGAAGATTTACTTGATGGAGCACAGCTTGCCGCAGAGGATGCTGTCTCTTCCTTTGAGGGAGCACAGCCTGAGTTGGCTATTTTAATTAGTTGTGTCGGCCGTCGACTCGTTTTACAGCAAAGGGTTGAAGAGGAGTTGGAAATCATTAAGCAAGGCTTACCCACCCAGTGTACTATTTCTGGCTTTTACTCGTATGGTGAAATATCGCCTATTAAGTCTATTGGTCGGTGTGGTTTACACAACCAGACTATGGCTGTCACGTTATTTTCTGAGACATAG
- a CDS encoding TIGR00645 family protein: MEKVFEKLMYASRWIMAPIYLGLSLVLFALGIKFFQEIFHIIPNIFKMAEVDLILVTLSLIDITLVGGLLIMVMFSGYENFVSQLDVGEDSEKLNWLGKMDSGSLKNKVAASIVAISSIHLLKVFMNAENIENDKIMWYLLIHITFVLSAFAMGYLDKITRTK; encoded by the coding sequence ATGGAAAAAGTGTTTGAAAAACTGATGTATGCATCGCGCTGGATAATGGCGCCGATTTATCTGGGATTAAGTCTGGTTTTATTTGCTTTAGGCATAAAGTTCTTCCAGGAGATCTTTCATATCATACCCAATATCTTCAAAATGGCTGAAGTCGATTTAATACTGGTAACCCTATCACTGATCGATATTACGTTGGTCGGTGGTCTGCTCATCATGGTGATGTTTTCAGGCTACGAGAACTTCGTTTCACAGCTGGATGTCGGTGAAGACAGTGAAAAACTGAACTGGCTTGGCAAGATGGATTCAGGTTCGCTTAAAAACAAAGTGGCCGCGTCTATTGTGGCAATCTCATCTATTCACCTACTTAAAGTCTTTATGAATGCCGAAAATATCGAAAACGACAAGATCATGTGGTATCTGCTGATCCACATCACTTTTGTGTTATCGGCTTTTGCTATGGGATATTTGGACAAAATTACGCGTACAAAATAG
- a CDS encoding GGDEF domain-containing protein, producing MIKYWYKQFPQYPPDHLDYWRIRLIEHSLLITTSYFLILSLLNLFYFESYKYALLDGFGLLVTLGIYCHFRKTGQVKTTSWAVTIMVASLIMLFLITAKGYAHSLFWATLIPPFSFFLIGRTWGTVVSSITFTMCALLVYQQIQHAEPVTFTMGSLFNVIEVCIAQVLIFRFYEKTRFSAYQKLALRNIEIQKMAETDKLTGLYNRDKLDVILDKLLTTPEVNSTQITPSLSGENKQSSLVVANQYSIDSTPQNNDTSSHLPKSTQHIQYPISVAIIDIDHFKRVNDNHGHLVGDKVLCELAQLLQSQMRSNDLLARWGGEEFVVILPNTTLDDAMELNERLRQFIASNNIQGMELTISLGVAQYELKDTVHSLLDRADKALYEAKSAGRNRVVVA from the coding sequence ATGATAAAATACTGGTACAAACAATTTCCTCAATATCCGCCTGATCATCTCGATTACTGGCGCATCCGTTTAATCGAACATTCATTACTCATTACCACCAGCTACTTTTTAATTCTAAGCCTCCTTAATCTGTTTTATTTTGAGAGCTATAAATATGCCTTACTCGATGGTTTCGGATTATTAGTGACATTAGGTATTTACTGTCATTTTCGCAAAACAGGACAGGTAAAAACAACGTCATGGGCTGTCACTATTATGGTTGCCAGCCTAATAATGCTGTTTTTGATCACAGCGAAAGGTTACGCACACTCATTATTTTGGGCAACATTGATCCCACCATTTTCATTTTTTCTTATTGGACGCACATGGGGGACAGTTGTTTCATCAATTACGTTTACCATGTGTGCATTATTAGTCTATCAGCAAATACAACATGCAGAGCCTGTCACGTTTACCATGGGATCATTATTTAACGTTATCGAGGTATGTATTGCGCAAGTATTAATATTTCGATTTTATGAAAAAACCCGCTTTTCGGCCTATCAAAAGCTTGCTCTACGCAACATAGAAATCCAGAAAATGGCCGAAACAGATAAACTCACAGGGTTATATAACCGTGATAAACTCGACGTTATTCTTGATAAATTACTCACCACTCCTGAGGTTAATTCGACTCAAATAACGCCATCGTTGAGTGGAGAAAATAAACAATCGTCATTGGTGGTGGCAAATCAATATTCCATTGATAGTACACCGCAAAACAACGATACATCTTCACATTTACCCAAGTCGACGCAACATATTCAATATCCTATTTCGGTTGCCATCATCGACATCGATCACTTTAAGCGAGTGAATGATAATCATGGTCATCTTGTGGGTGATAAAGTGTTGTGTGAGCTAGCACAATTACTGCAAAGCCAAATGCGCAGTAATGATTTATTAGCACGTTGGGGAGGCGAAGAATTTGTGGTGATATTGCCTAATACCACCTTAGACGATGCAATGGAGTTAAACGAAAGATTACGCCAGTTTATTGCCAGCAATAATATTCAAGGAATGGAGCTAACTATCAGCTTAGGTGTTGCACAATATGAGTTAAAAGACACTGTTCACAGCTTACTAGATCGAGCAGACAAAGCCTTGTACGAGGCAAAGTCAGCTGGTCGTAATCGTGTTGTAGTTGCGTAA
- a CDS encoding helix-turn-helix domain-containing protein has translation MTSALNQQSLGLLIKETRNKAALTQDVAAMLCGVTQKTLIRVEKGNDVYISTVFKILNGLGINILAAQHSDVDSNGWY, from the coding sequence ATGACGTCTGCACTCAATCAACAATCCTTGGGTTTACTCATTAAAGAAACCAGAAACAAAGCGGCACTGACTCAAGATGTGGCGGCGATGCTGTGTGGCGTGACCCAAAAGACTTTGATCCGTGTTGAGAAAGGCAATGATGTTTATATTTCGACAGTGTTCAAAATTCTTAATGGTCTGGGGATTAACATTTTGGCGGCACAACATAGTGACGTTGATTCTAATGGCTGGTACTAA
- a CDS encoding nuclease-related domain-containing protein, giving the protein MILKTKTLQMTKTPQTIAGQKQEQDVAFFLRRAFKDNPEVLVINDFKFSFNDETAQIDHLIVYTYGFVLIESKSIKGHVKVNNQGEWTRSYNSQWSGMSSPIKQVELQQALLKDMLKHHKSDILSKLLGIKQQGFNGRCWLHLCAVSSNAVIDRKTMPKEISDKLFKTEFLVDELKNIMNLKHKLLRLVSVADTRPDFSQQELNTVSQFLINQHIDSNIQQVDTTQVQLKQIQAIPKRPELKPELEQGPKPASAPTHHLAQSTAAILAPVAVVALAPDQHPILSCKYCGESTQYTPMYGKFGYYINCNQCSKNTSMKLPCPQCMSKNTKVTKRKETYTLNCVDCGFEKQII; this is encoded by the coding sequence ATGATTCTTAAAACTAAAACACTACAAATGACCAAAACGCCGCAAACGATTGCCGGTCAAAAACAAGAACAAGATGTGGCCTTCTTCTTACGCCGCGCATTTAAAGACAACCCTGAAGTACTGGTTATCAACGACTTCAAATTCAGCTTTAATGATGAAACGGCTCAAATTGATCACTTGATCGTATACACCTATGGCTTCGTGCTCATTGAATCAAAAAGCATAAAAGGTCACGTTAAAGTGAACAACCAAGGCGAATGGACACGCAGCTATAACAGTCAATGGTCAGGTATGTCTTCGCCCATCAAGCAAGTTGAGCTGCAACAAGCCTTGTTAAAAGACATGTTGAAACACCATAAGAGTGACATATTAAGCAAGTTACTGGGTATAAAGCAGCAAGGCTTCAATGGACGCTGTTGGCTCCATTTATGTGCGGTATCCAGTAATGCGGTGATAGACCGGAAAACCATGCCCAAAGAGATTTCAGACAAGCTTTTCAAAACTGAATTTTTGGTCGATGAACTCAAAAATATCATGAATCTTAAACACAAATTGCTCCGCTTGGTCAGCGTCGCAGACACCCGACCAGACTTTAGCCAACAAGAACTCAATACAGTCAGCCAATTTCTTATTAACCAACACATCGACTCAAATATTCAGCAAGTTGACACTACTCAAGTTCAACTAAAGCAAATCCAAGCGATACCCAAAAGACCAGAACTAAAACCAGAGCTTGAGCAAGGGCCTAAACCAGCATCAGCGCCCACTCATCATCTAGCTCAATCTACTGCCGCAATACTTGCACCAGTAGCGGTTGTCGCATTAGCGCCAGACCAACACCCCATACTAAGCTGTAAATATTGCGGTGAATCAACACAATACACCCCAATGTATGGCAAGTTCGGTTACTACATCAACTGCAACCAATGCAGTAAAAATACATCGATGAAATTACCATGCCCACAATGCATGAGTAAAAATACTAAAGTCACAAAGCGCAAAGAAACATACACATTGAATTGCGTGGATTGTGGGTTTGAAAAGCAGATTATTTAA